Proteins encoded together in one Temnothorax longispinosus isolate EJ_2023e chromosome 5, Tlon_JGU_v1, whole genome shotgun sequence window:
- the LOC139813088 gene encoding ribosome biogenesis protein NOP53, with protein MFDAKTKKHKVSKRTKKSWRKYIDFKDVDAFLENSRLEERLGIPFSKRTDTQLFIIDKTDVTGNVISKCTARLALKSKEPRCFASLKPHTHVPDPISKRNLVRTKEEHTNSMLCQPKVERKIMCILKLKEKEALKNRMLTKAVSANHPKKGENKDDIWNGTNVLLPETVTEWMSSDSIRHTISHLGMKKRKVPLLLRKKSSVLPAVEMPHPGTSYNPSYDDHQKLLHEVAQKELELMKQEEHLERVTTQMFKKISLNKRDEYMMKEMSEGLPKNQTSNFKFIEEDHDRGDLSIAIKNDKSVKNTKKTLVQRRKQREQKQAANKRALSKLEKKKVSDIYKLKILQKQIDAKEKKQELLRQKRMKKHERKLFMPKNLSKTKFEPIDLDFQLAEELTGNLRNCKPSKNLLKERYKSLQQRNIVAPTVIKLKRDKAKMKQFVKPDHKINLDDIKGTTILQ; from the exons aTGTTTGatgccaaaactaaaaaacaCAAAGTCTCAAAGAGGACAAAAAAGTCATGGAGAAAGTACATCGATTTCAAAGATGTAGATGCATTTCTTGAAAACAGTAGATTAGAAGAACGATTAGGCATCCCTTTCTCCAAGCGCACAGATACTCAATTGTTTATCATTGATAAAACTGATGTGACTggaaatgtaatttctaaatgtacTGCCAGATTAGCATTGAAGAGTAAAGAACCAAGATGTTTTGCTTCTTTGAAACCACATACACATGTTCCTGATCCAATTTCGAAACGAAACCTAGTAAGGACCAAAGAAGAACACACGAATTCCATGTTGTGTCAACCCaaagttgaaagaaaaattatgtgtattcTCAAATTAAAAGAGAAGGAAGCATTGAAGAATAGGATGCTCACAAAAGCTGTTTCAGCAAACCATCCAAAAAAAGGGGAGAATAAAGATGATATATGGAATGGCACAAATGTCTTACTGCCAGAAACAGTCACTGAATGGATGTCTTCAGACAGTATTAGGCATACGATTAGCCATTTAGGaatgaagaaaagaaaagtacCTTTATTATTGCGTAAAAAATCATCTGTTTTGCCTGCAGTGGAGATGCCACATCCAGGTACATCTTATAACCCATCTTATGACGATCACCAGAAACTGTTGCACGAAGTTGCCCAGAAAGAATTGGAGCTTATGAAACAAGAAGAACATTTGGAAAGAGTCACAACTCAgatgtttaaaaaa ATTTCATTAAACAAAAGAGATGAGTATATGATGAAAGAAATGTCAGAGGGTTTGCCAAAGAATCAAACATCAAACTTTAAGTTTATTGAGGAAGATCATGATAGAGGAGATTTGTCTATTgcgataaaaaatgataaaagtgtaaaaaacaCCAAAAAGACGCTTGTGCAAAGAAGAAAACAACGAGAACAAAAACAAGCAGCTAATAAACGCGCATTGAGCAAattggaaaagaagaaagtttCTGACatctataaattgaaaattttgcaaaagcaGATAGACGCCAAGGAGAAAAAGCAAGAACTCTTGCGACAGAAACGAATGAAGAAACATGAGAGGAAACTTTTTATGCCAAAGAATCTGAGTAAGACAAAGTTTGAACCCATTGATCTTGATTTTCAGCTTGCGGAAGAATTGACTGGCAATTTGAGAAACTGTAAAccttctaaaaatttattgaaagaacGGTATAAATCGCTTCAACAAAGAAACATTGTTGCACCAACCGTCATAAAATT gAAACGGGACAAAGCAAAGATGAAACAATTTGTGAAGCCAgatcataaaataaacttgGATGACATCAAGGGAACTACAATCTTACAATAA